The Candidatus Methylomirabilota bacterium genome contains the following window.
GTTCTCGTCAACAACGCCGACCCGGCCACCGAGATGCAGGCCGCTCAAGCCGAGCTCGAGAATATGCGTCGGTAAGGGACCCGGTCTCCCCCGGCGATCGCCGCCGGCGCTACTCACGATGCCTCATCCCTCCGGAGGGCGACGCCAGGCGTGGCTGCCCTACGCGCTGGTCGGTCCCCTCCTCGCGCTGATCGCCCTGTTCGTCCTTTACCCGATGGCGCACGGCGTCCGGGTCAGCCTCTACGACAGCCGGGATCTCGTGCCCCGGCCCGACGAGTTCGCCGGGCTCGCGAACTTCGCCTGGCTCTGGCGGTCCCCGGCCACCGTGAAGAGCGTGCGGGTGACGGTCCTCTACGTGGCGGTCACCACCGCCGCCGCCACCCTGATCGGCCTGGCGAGCGCGCTGGTGCTGAACGCCTCGTTCCGAGGCCGCGCCCTGTTCCGGGCGGCGGTCACCATCCCCTGGGGGACGCCGCTCGTCGCCAGCGCCCTCATCTGGTTCTGGATGTTCGATCCCCAGTACGGGGTCGTCAACTACGGGGTCCGGCTGCTCGGCCTCGGCACCCAGGGCATCGCCTGGTTGATCTCGCCGCAGTGGGCTCTGCCGGCGGTCATGACCGTGGACGTGTGGCGGACCTTTCCGTTCGGCACCCTCGTCCTGCTCACGGCCTTGCAGGGCATCGACCCGGATCTCTACGGCGCCTCCGCGGTCGACGGCGCCGGCCGCACCGCGGTCTTCCGCCACATCGTGCTGCCGTCGATCCGTCCCTCGCTCCTGATCCTCGGCCTGCTCTACACCATCTGGGGGATGAAGCGATTCGACACGATCTGGATCCTCACCCAGGGGGGCCCGGCCGA
Protein-coding sequences here:
- a CDS encoding sugar ABC transporter permease, with product MPHPSGGRRQAWLPYALVGPLLALIALFVLYPMAHGVRVSLYDSRDLVPRPDEFAGLANFAWLWRSPATVKSVRVTVLYVAVTTAAATLIGLASALVLNASFRGRALFRAAVTIPWGTPLVASALIWFWMFDPQYGVVNYGVRLLGLGTQGIAWLISPQWALPAVMTVDVWRTFPFGTLVLLTALQGIDPDLYGASAVDGAGRTAVFRHIVLPSIRPSLLILGLLYTIWGMKRFDTIWILTQGGPADATNVLSVFIYREAFRNFRVGQASALALVGAGLGLLAAIAYFALEKRDEHG